In the genome of Xenopus laevis strain J_2021 chromosome 1S, Xenopus_laevis_v10.1, whole genome shotgun sequence, one region contains:
- the alpk2.S gene encoding alpha-protein kinase 2, protein MEEFPNTEGPKYDQTLNIDSFIEYLMGIPGDQSSENENWEENNENSLILDAGTDATQHSKQVLDPINTQKTAVIGNKENKESGDKFFTCHTHNMDRVYCTWLGTNYWYMYAKPYWDTQLPSEEELFDDRLNYLECSDVMTDYTNGILEPALLDSDPRSLLESDQCDETKQSLDYLNGCDLAPSGVTALNEVSDNSVDEEGAFTGLSQTPPQPTEEAVLSRDRLEALQSEMVITVRHQQDETSSVKSKERCKLPFSAAAIQNDQAGIEEDNKENSLVGELSTHDKQFLGHTLVEHLSANSIDTSVNIKCMNPRTDEHMETSLIPTSPGTETASEKQYLEEIKFMPLGENGPSKSPEVESNQKFYGISLTDINRALPSQSKEKNEGQDYKKTADAVSKLLEQQVANKCRCNMECPAGRNSKENTALTVTSGNKLCSLLSKKSSQLSPKYKTSTEVSGNDINGLPIIQNDCSFHKPNIMPKDISLTLLKENTHYTQPFENKDILGESVFPGSQFSSADKSLGKMEKGTQLTESVNVKGSLDSKTHENVVDTLAGIKRNTEQGSNPCYKNTDYGGMFSRGVTDQLKMNFLDITKKAKGLPMQELQTDKIPDAKRRPSNQEVLKDSQPVNLKPSKNVSCADNSIPIKGKAPCSSSSTKTKGKPSRESLTEGLQGTEQLLQIYSGNLTSNRELLNGGVICKVKLGKSTASTTLTSKPEEQGSSGGTEHKDSDEDDNADDIPNSQELLFISEDSDVYQTIELDTRKDSSQKPQGLNTLANELQKPSGSQTPVDMLEIKVENNTTKRTLNVQGKESCSHSNIHDEQTLGVKEELPGDKEKLVKKEDKMETSASSGKSKDNKAPKLLHNIQAEKFPDYSGNLKLFCQFRDIHEDSTVTWTKDSKLLARMHRSSSDDSPVSLAIVQMSTKDQGIYLCTLKNAHGKISSEFHLTFDVLEQLSLYPEAEGGEEIEFNQLLFREDFITDMYFGGNLHGRIATEDLHFGEGVHRKAFRSKVMCGLFPVFNPGHLCVLKVHNAIAYGTKNIDELVQRNYKLAVQECYVQNTAREYAKIYAGEAEQLEDFGKVPEIIPIFLIHRPANNIPYATVEEELIGDFVKYSVKDGKEINVLRRDSEAGQKCCTFQHWVYEKTNGNLLVTDMQGVGMKLTDVGIATLSKGYKGFKGNCSVSFIDQFKALHQCNKYCEILGLKSLKANPTKPKKASPAKERTQPSTVGARKSKNGPKPKHKT, encoded by the exons ATGGAGGAATTTCCAAACACCGAGGGACCCAAATATGACCAAACCCTTAATATTGATTCATTTATTGAGTACTTAATGGGCATCCCAGGTGATCAGAGCTCAGAAAATGAAAATTGGGAAGAGAACAATGAAAACAGTTTGATTTTGGATGCTGGAACTGATGCAACCCAACATTCCAAGCAGGTGTTAGACCCAATAAACACCCAAAAAACTGCGGTTATCGGAAACAAGGAAAATAAAGAATCTGGTGATAAATTTTTCACGTGCCACACACACAATATGGATCGTGTGTATTGTACGTGGCTTGGCACTAATTACTGGTACATGTATGCAAAGCCATACTGGGACACTCAGCTGCCTTCAGAAGAGGAACTTTTTGATGATCGTCTCAACTATTTGGAATGTTCTGATGTCATGACCGATTATACCAATGGAATCTTGGAACCGGCCCTGTTAGACTCTGACCCTAGATCTTTACTGGAAAGTGACCAGTGCGATGAGACAAAGCAAAGCCTGGATTACCTAAATGGGTGTGATCTTGCTCCTAGTGGTGTGACTGCTTTGAATGAAGTGTCGGATAACAGTGTAGATGAGGAGGGTGCCTTTACTGGACTCTCCCAGACTCCCCCACAGCCAACAGAAGAAGCTGTACTCTCCAGGGATCGCCTGGAAGCTCTACAGTCAGAGATGGTTATAACTGTGAGGCACCAACAAGATGAAACCTCTAGTGTGAAAAGCAAAGAGAGATGTAAACTGCCTTTCTCTGCAGCCGCCATTCAGAATGACCAGGCTGGCATTGAGGAAGATAACAAAGAGAACAGCCTTGTTGGAGAACTGTCTACTCATGACAAACAATTCCTTGGTCATACTCTAGTGGAACACCTCTCGGCAAACAGTATTGACACCTCTGTGAATATTAAATGTATGAACCCACGGACAGATGAACACATGGAGACTTCTCTTATACCGACCTCCCCAGGCACGGAGACAGCAAGTGAGAAGCAGTACCTGGAAGAGATAAAGTTCATGCCTCTTGGAGAGAATGGTCCCTCAAAGTCCCCAGAGGTGGAATCAAACCAAAAGTTCTACGGTATAAGTTTAACTGACATAAATAGAGCTCTTCCATCCCAGagtaaagagaaaaatgaagggCAAGACTACAAGAAAACAGCAGATGCGGTTTCCAAGCTTTTGGAGCAACAGGTGGCCAACAAGTGCCGCTGTAACATGGAATGCCCTGCAGGAAGGAACTCCAAGGAAAACACGGCACTTACA GTTACAAGTGGCAATAAACTCTGCAGCCTTCTGTCTAAAAAAAGCAGCCAGTTAAGCCCGAAATACAAAACCTCCACAGAAGTTTCTGGAAATGATATCAATGGGCTCCCCATAATACAAAATGACTGTTCTTTTCACAAACCCAACATCATGCCAAAGGACATTTCTTTAACTTTATTGAAGGAAAATACACATTATACCCAGCCATttgaaaataaagacattttgggAGAAAGCGTGTTTCCTGGTTCACAGTTTTCTTCTGCAGACAAGTCATTAGGCAAAATGGAAAAAGGAACCCAACTTACTGAATCTGTAAATGTTAAAGGCTCATTGGACTCTAAAACACATGAGAATGTTGTGGATACTTTAGCAGGAATCAAGAGAAATACTGAGCAAGGCAGTAATCCTTGTTATAAAAATACAGACTATGGTGGAATGTTTAGCCGTGGAGTCACAGATCAACTCAAAATGAATTTTTTAGATATAACAAAGAAAGCAAAGGGTTTGCCTATGCAAGAACTTCAAACAGATAAAATTCCAGATGCTAAAAGAAGGCCTTCAAATCAAGAAGTCTTAAAAGATTCACAACCTGTGAATTTAAAGCCCAGTAAGAATGTGTCTTGTGCTGACAACTCCATCCCAATCAAAGGCAAAGCTCcctgcagtagcagtagcaccAAAACCAAAGGGAAACCTTCTCGTGAAAGTCTAACGGAGGGGCTTCAAGGCACAGAACAATTGCTGCAGATCTACAGTGGGAATTTGACTAGTAACAGAGAACTTCTAAATGGTGGTGTTATCTGTAAAGTAAAACTGGGTAAGAGTACAGCATCGACCACCTTGACATCAAAGCCAGAGGAACAAGGTTCTTCTGGTGGAACAGAGCACAAAGATTCAGATGAGGACGATAATGCAGATGACATTCCAAATTCCCAAGAGCTGTTATTTATCTCTGAGGATTCTGATGTATATCAAACTATTGAGTTGGATACTAGAAAAGATAGCAGCCAAAAGCCCCAAGGCCTAAACACATTGGCAAATGAACTCCAAAAACCAAGTGGCTCACAAACTCCAGTTGATATGCTGGAGATCAAAGTAGAAAATAATACGACTAAAAGAACATTAAATGTACAAGGGAAGGAATCCTGCTCACATTCAAACATCCATGACGAACAGACATTGGGGGTAAAGGAGGAATTGCCAGGAGATAAAGAAAAGCTCGTCAAAaaggaggacaagatggagacttcAGCTTCATCTGGGAAAAGTAAAGACAATAAAG ctcccAAGTTACTGCACAACATACAGGCTGAAAAGTTCCCTGACTATTCTGGAAATCTAAAATTGTTCTGTCAGTTCAGAGACATCCATGAGGACTCCACAGTCACTTGGACTAAGGACTCAAAGCTGTTGGCTCGGATGCACAGAAG TTCTAGCGATGATTCTCCTGTTTCACTCGCAATAGTACAAATGAGTACAAAAGACCAGGGGATATATCTGTGCACGCTAAAGAATGCCCATGGAAAAATATCATCTGAATTTCATCTGACATTTGATG tgcTGGAGCAGCTGTCTCTATATCCAGAAGCTGAAG GTGGTGAGGAGATTGAATTCAACCAGCTCTTGTTCCGAGAGGACTTCATCACTGACATGTACTTTGGGGGAAACTTGCATGGCAGAATCGCTACTGAAGACTTGCACTTTGGGGAAGGAGTTCACAGGAAGGCATTCCGGAGTAAAGTCATGTGCGGCCTATTCCCTGTCTTCAACCCTGGTCACCTGTGCGTTCTGAAAGTGCACAACGCTATAGCGTATGGAACAAAGAACATTGATGAACTCGTGCAAAGGAACTACAAGCTTGCTGTGCAG GAATGCTACGTGCAAAATACTGCGCGGGAATATGCTAAGATCTACGCGGGAGAGGCGGAACAGTTAGAAGATTTTGGAAAAGTTCCAGA GATAATTCCGATCTTCCTCATCCATCGCCCGGCAAACAATATCCCATATGCAACAGTGGAGGAGGAACTAATAGGGGACTTTGTCAAGTATTCCGTGAAGGACGGGAAGGAGATCAATGTCCTGAGAAGGGACTCAGAGGCCGGGCAGAAATGCTGCACTTTCCAGCACTGGGTATATGAGAAGACCAATGGAAATTTACTAGTCACTGATATGCAGG GTGTTGGAATGAAACTGACAGATGTTGGCATTGCAACACTATCTAAAGG gTACAAGGGATTTAAAGGGAACTGTTCGGTATCTTTCATTGATCAGTTCAAGGCCTTACACCAGTGCAACAAGTACTGTGAAATTCTTGGATTAAAGTCCCTGAAAGCCAACCCAACAAAGCCAAAGAAAGCAAGCCCAGCCAAGGAAAGGACTCAGCCCAGCACAGTGGGTGCCCGAAAAAGCAAAAATGGACCCAAGCCGAAGCATAAAACATAG